The Odocoileus virginianus isolate 20LAN1187 ecotype Illinois chromosome 3, Ovbor_1.2, whole genome shotgun sequence genome includes a window with the following:
- the LOC110144082 gene encoding olfactory receptor 7G3-like translates to METQNQTDVAEFLLLGLSEDPGQQPLLFGLFLTMYLVTVLGNLLIMLAIGSDSHLHTPMYFFLSSLSFTDLCFSTTTVPKMLVNIERQSKSISYTGCLTQVCFVLLFAGLENFLLAAMAYDRYVAICHPLRYVVIMNPCLCGLLIVLSLVISSADALLHTLMVLRLSFCTELEIPHFFCELDQVIKLACSDTLINNILVYLVTSILGGVPLLGIIFSYTQIVSSILRMPSAGGKYKAFSTCGSHLSVVSLFYGTAFGVYNSSALTHSSKETAVASLMYTVVPPMLNPFIYSLRNRDMKQALWKLI, encoded by the coding sequence ATGGAAACCCAAAACCAAACAGATGTAGCAGAATTTCTCCTCCTTGGTCTCTCAGAAGATCCAGGACAGCAGCCCCTCCTCTTCGGTCTATTCCTGACCATGTACCTGGTCACTGTGCTTGGCAACCTGCTCATCATGCTGGCCATAGGCTctgactcccacctccacacccccatgtacttcttcctctccagcctGTCCTTCACGGACCTCTGTTTCAGCACCACCACAGTCCCCAAGATGCTTGTGAACATTGAAAGACAGAGCAAATCCATCAGTTACACAGGCTGCCTCACCCAGGTTTGTTTTGTCCTGTTATTTGCAGGCTTGGAAAACTTTCTCCTTGCAgcgatggcctatgaccgctatgtggccatctgccatCCACTGAGGTACGTTGTCATCATGAACCCCTGCCTCTGTGGCCTGTTGATTGTACTCTCCCTGGTCATTAGCAGTGCAGATGCCCTGCTCCACACTCTGATGGTATTACGACTATCTTTCTGCACAGAGCTGGAAATCCCCCATTTCTTCTGTGAACTGGATCAGGTCATCAAGCTGGCATGTTCTGATACCCTCATCAACAACATCCTGGTGTATTTAGTGACTAGCATATTGGGTGGTGTTCCTCTTCTTGGCATTATCTTCTCTTACACTCAAATTGTCTCCTCTATTCTGAGAATGCCCTCAGCTGGTGGGAAATACAAAGCCTTTTCCACCTGTGGATCTCATCTCTCTGTGGTTTCCTTATTTTATGGGACAGCTTTTGGAGTGTACAATAGTTCTGCACTTACACACTCCTCCAAAGAGACAGCAGTAGCCTCTTTGATGTACACGGTGGTCCCTCCAATGTTGAACCCCTttatctacagcctgaggaacagaGACATGAAGCAAGCCTTGTGGAAACTTATCTGA